A section of the Subtercola frigoramans genome encodes:
- a CDS encoding arsenate reductase ArsC has protein sequence MGTFDAQKALPGLAYPEEYLRRLASDLSEKFAGIFNPETVERYVLESYTALLRTSTVRAHLASNTIRFATDRLTALAQAKGAIESLVPEVLFVCEQNAGRSQMAAALTHALSGGRVHVRSAGSLPAHQLNPTVVAAMAELGLDLSTEFPKPLTDDVVQAADIVITMGCGDACPVYPGTRYRDWELADPAELPIEEVRIIRDQIVVNVGEVLATLGIDPSWLTSV, from the coding sequence ATGGGCACGTTCGACGCCCAGAAGGCCCTTCCCGGGCTGGCGTACCCCGAAGAATACCTGCGCCGGCTTGCCAGCGACCTGTCGGAGAAGTTCGCCGGCATCTTCAACCCCGAAACCGTCGAACGGTACGTGCTCGAGTCGTACACGGCATTGCTTCGCACCTCAACGGTCAGGGCTCACCTCGCGAGCAACACCATTCGTTTCGCGACCGATCGCCTCACCGCCCTGGCGCAGGCGAAGGGCGCGATCGAGAGCCTGGTGCCCGAAGTGCTGTTCGTGTGCGAACAGAACGCCGGTCGCTCACAGATGGCCGCAGCGCTCACCCACGCTCTCTCGGGCGGTCGCGTGCATGTGAGGTCGGCCGGTTCGCTCCCGGCGCACCAGTTGAACCCGACGGTGGTTGCGGCAATGGCCGAGCTCGGCCTCGACCTGAGCACCGAGTTTCCCAAACCGCTCACCGATGATGTCGTGCAGGCCGCAGATATTGTCATCACCATGGGGTGCGGCGACGCCTGCCCGGTCTACCCCGGCACCCGCTACCGCGACTGGGAACTGGCAGACCCAGCCGAGCTTCCGATCGAAGAGGTGCGCATCATCCGGGATCAGATCGTCGTCAATGTTGGCGAAGTTCTGGCAACTCTCGGTATCGATCCCTCTTGGCTCACGAGCGTCTGA